In Psychrobacter sp. P11G3, a single genomic region encodes these proteins:
- a CDS encoding PQQ-dependent sugar dehydrogenase produces MTAHIERINIPLTSPLIIAALLFSTAACSNPSAVSTSNNKSTATESTEVSTSDSNAQTVTQTTTQTKTSKPDFTTKAIATFDEPWAMTALPIADSTAPKLLLTQKTGELFIVDTATGNKTKIEGTPTVAYGGQGGLGDIIVAPDFATSNTVYLSYAEAGTGNDSNKFGAKVIKATLSGLETATPTLQDITPIWQQSPKVTGQGHYSHRLLFSPDGRYLYISSGERQDKDPAQDMNSNLGKIIRLSPDGKSPTDNPFADTGDEIAKQFWTIGHRNVLGMAFDDSGQLWAHEMGPKGGDEFNIIEKGNNYGWPVVSNGRNYSGLDIPDHDTKPEFTAPKITWTPVISPSAMSIYAAGTHNDFPSWQGNALISGLSSKALIVVGINDDNTAAGRYRYDMGERVRSVLAVDGQVWALEDGNDAQLLRLLPK; encoded by the coding sequence ATGACAGCCCATATTGAACGTATAAATATACCTTTAACTTCGCCGCTAATCATTGCAGCATTGCTGTTTAGCACTGCCGCGTGCTCCAATCCTTCAGCAGTAAGTACTAGCAATAATAAAAGTACCGCAACAGAGTCTACAGAGGTTTCCACTTCAGATAGCAATGCTCAAACCGTCACACAAACCACTACACAAACAAAGACTAGCAAGCCTGACTTTACCACCAAGGCAATCGCTACCTTTGATGAGCCTTGGGCAATGACAGCGTTACCCATTGCAGATAGCACAGCGCCAAAATTACTACTAACACAAAAAACAGGTGAGCTATTTATCGTAGATACAGCGACGGGTAATAAGACCAAAATCGAAGGCACGCCTACAGTCGCTTACGGTGGTCAAGGCGGCTTAGGAGACATCATCGTGGCTCCAGATTTTGCGACGTCCAATACCGTCTATCTTAGCTACGCAGAAGCAGGAACAGGAAATGATAGCAATAAATTTGGTGCTAAAGTGATCAAAGCGACACTCTCAGGATTAGAGACAGCCACACCTACGTTGCAAGATATCACGCCTATCTGGCAACAGTCTCCGAAAGTCACAGGGCAGGGACATTATAGTCATCGCCTGCTGTTTTCACCCGATGGACGCTATTTATATATCAGCTCAGGCGAACGTCAAGACAAAGACCCAGCACAAGACATGAATAGCAATCTAGGTAAGATAATACGGTTAAGTCCTGATGGTAAATCTCCAACAGACAATCCATTCGCTGATACGGGTGATGAGATAGCCAAACAGTTTTGGACTATCGGACATCGCAATGTACTGGGTATGGCATTTGACGATAGCGGACAGCTTTGGGCGCACGAGATGGGACCAAAAGGCGGGGATGAATTTAATATTATTGAGAAGGGTAACAACTATGGCTGGCCAGTGGTATCCAATGGACGAAACTATTCAGGTCTAGATATTCCTGACCATGATACAAAGCCAGAGTTTACGGCACCCAAAATTACTTGGACACCTGTCATATCACCATCTGCTATGAGCATCTATGCGGCTGGTACTCATAATGATTTTCCTAGCTGGCAAGGCAATGCTCTTATCAGTGGTTTATCGTCTAAAGCGCTTATCGTAGTGGGCATAAACGACGACAATACCGCAGCTGGGCGTTATCGCTATGACATGGGAGAGCGTGTACGCAGTGTGCTAGCAGTAGACGGGCAAGTGTGGGCACTTGAAGATGGTAATGATGCACAATTACTCAGATTATTACCCAAATAA
- a CDS encoding RnfABCDGE type electron transport complex subunit B, whose product MQSSTNIRLVNLPILFDALHIDTLPADIQAKIARVDACLPQTQCGLCEHPDGCLPYAAAIVLDGEPYNKCVPGGQPVTNAIAQTLDIDTPNTTLTAVPSQWPIDATSERPTEVRAVIRENDCIGCTKCIPACPVDAIVGTGKHIHTIFTDLCTGCELCIAPCPVDCIDLVTVDREISEPERIAEQEDLRQRYHTHLKRVTEQLADTSNSRPVVSMVEAKLNNAASQTLNISESQAKNTIAAAKLRTKIKKLEKQLSVRANDKKQAELESLQAELESLQVAL is encoded by the coding sequence ATGCAAAGTAGCACCAATATACGCTTAGTCAATCTACCTATCTTATTCGATGCATTACACATTGATACCTTGCCCGCTGACATACAGGCAAAAATTGCACGTGTGGATGCATGTTTGCCACAGACGCAGTGCGGACTATGTGAGCATCCAGATGGTTGCCTGCCATATGCCGCTGCGATTGTATTAGATGGCGAGCCGTATAATAAATGTGTGCCCGGTGGTCAGCCAGTCACCAATGCGATTGCTCAGACTCTCGATATAGACACTCCTAACACTACGTTGACGGCGGTGCCTTCACAGTGGCCAATAGATGCCACTTCTGAACGTCCGACGGAGGTTCGTGCGGTTATCCGTGAAAATGACTGTATCGGCTGCACCAAATGTATTCCTGCTTGCCCAGTCGATGCTATCGTTGGTACTGGCAAGCATATACATACGATTTTTACAGATTTGTGCACGGGCTGTGAGCTATGTATCGCGCCCTGCCCTGTTGATTGCATTGACTTAGTCACGGTTGATCGGGAAATATCTGAGCCTGAGCGAATAGCAGAGCAAGAAGATTTGAGACAACGCTACCACACTCATTTAAAACGCGTCACAGAACAGCTTGCCGATACGAGCAATAGTAGACCTGTCGTTAGTATGGTAGAAGCTAAGCTCAATAACGCAGCAAGTCAGACTCTAAATATCAGTGAGTCGCAAGCGAAAAATACCATTGCAGCTGCCAAGCTCCGTACCAAAATCAAAAAACTAGAAAAGCAACTGAGTGTGCGTGCAAACGATAAGAAACAAGCAGAGCTCGAATCCTTACAAGCCGAGCTTGAGTCATTGCAAGTAGCGCTATAA
- a CDS encoding BCCT family transporter has product MDHVKVGRLGPFPRVSKPVFLTSALLIIIFIVLGVFFTESAGTLFSFLQGFITDKFGWFFIILVNVALGLCVYLSMSRYGDIRLGAQTETPQYSLFSWIGMLFSAGIGIGLVYWGTAEPLYHFMAPPLGEKETIEAAKQAMNITFLHWGLHAWALYAIVALSLAYFHFRRGLPLSIRSTLYPILGKKIYGSWGHAVDILAVFGTMFGVVTSLGLGVMQINSGLEKLFGIPNNLTIQIALIAFVTALAACSVMMGLDKGIKRLSDVNIGLTAILLGFMVVLGPTLFIFDSFLENIGNYLSVVIPLGLWGESYEGEANWQSAWTIFYWAWWVSWAPFVGVFIARISRGRTIREFVLGVLLIPMTILFFWFSTFGGVAIHMELLAAIDPALVSPGLVEAVQTDFGSAIFKLVEYYPLAQPITFMIVIMIVLWFVTSSDSASFVIDMLTAGGDTNPPKIQRLFWASTEGVIAAVLLAAGGLSALQAAAIVAGLPFAVVIFAMMYALLRGLSRDRLILYRAQQHYITEESADHNSAAEFADEHLLKGPPKIVKGD; this is encoded by the coding sequence ATGGATCATGTAAAAGTTGGCAGGTTAGGCCCTTTCCCGCGGGTAAGTAAACCTGTTTTTTTAACTTCAGCATTACTTATTATTATATTTATTGTTCTTGGCGTTTTTTTTACTGAATCTGCCGGTACGTTGTTCAGTTTTCTACAAGGCTTTATTACCGATAAATTTGGTTGGTTTTTCATTATTCTCGTTAATGTAGCCTTAGGACTTTGTGTTTATTTGTCTATGAGCCGTTATGGCGATATTCGTCTTGGTGCTCAAACTGAGACACCACAGTACAGTCTATTTTCGTGGATCGGTATGCTGTTCTCTGCTGGTATCGGTATTGGACTTGTCTACTGGGGTACAGCAGAGCCCTTATATCACTTTATGGCACCGCCACTTGGTGAAAAGGAAACGATAGAAGCCGCCAAGCAGGCGATGAATATTACCTTTTTACATTGGGGCTTGCATGCTTGGGCATTGTACGCAATTGTAGCGCTATCTTTAGCCTATTTCCATTTTCGCCGTGGCTTACCACTATCGATTCGCTCAACCCTTTATCCTATACTGGGTAAAAAAATATATGGCTCGTGGGGTCATGCCGTTGATATCTTAGCCGTATTCGGTACGATGTTTGGTGTGGTGACGTCACTCGGTCTTGGCGTTATGCAAATTAACTCAGGGCTTGAGAAATTATTTGGTATTCCTAATAATCTCACAATACAAATCGCTCTGATTGCTTTTGTTACTGCTTTGGCCGCCTGTTCTGTCATGATGGGCTTGGATAAGGGTATCAAGCGTCTAAGCGATGTGAACATCGGTTTAACGGCTATTCTGCTTGGTTTTATGGTCGTCTTAGGGCCGACGCTTTTCATTTTTGATAGCTTCCTAGAAAATATCGGTAACTATCTTTCAGTGGTTATACCATTAGGTCTGTGGGGTGAGTCTTATGAAGGTGAGGCAAACTGGCAGTCAGCATGGACAATATTTTATTGGGCATGGTGGGTAAGTTGGGCACCATTTGTCGGCGTGTTTATTGCTCGTATCAGCCGTGGTCGTACGATTAGAGAGTTCGTACTTGGGGTATTACTTATCCCTATGACCATATTGTTCTTTTGGTTTTCAACTTTCGGCGGCGTTGCTATTCATATGGAGCTGCTCGCTGCTATTGATCCAGCGTTGGTTAGTCCTGGACTCGTTGAAGCGGTACAAACAGATTTTGGTAGTGCCATTTTTAAATTGGTTGAGTACTATCCATTGGCGCAACCCATCACATTTATGATTGTGATTATGATCGTATTGTGGTTCGTGACCTCATCAGATTCAGCAAGTTTTGTCATTGATATGCTGACGGCTGGTGGTGATACCAATCCGCCAAAGATTCAACGTTTATTTTGGGCAAGCACTGAAGGCGTCATTGCTGCTGTTTTGTTAGCTGCTGGTGGATTGAGCGCGTTACAAGCAGCCGCTATCGTAGCAGGATTGCCATTTGCCGTGGTTATATTTGCCATGATGTATGCGCTACTGCGTGGTTTGAGTCGCGATCGACTGATACTATATAGAGCGCAGCAGCATTATATTACTGAAGAATCAGCAGATCACAACTCGGCAGCTGAATTTGCTGATGAGCATCTGCTAAAAGGGCCACCTAAGATTGTAAAAGGTGACTAA
- the nth gene encoding endonuclease III, giving the protein MSKTVKHKTADTPPSRRMPNRDVRPFFEKLAATIDEPVTELNYDSNFELLIAVILSAQATDVSVNIATKQLYPVANTPEAILALGEDGLKSYIKNIGLYNAKAKNVIKTCRDLIEKFDSTVPDNRKDLESLAGVGRKTANVVLNTAFGQPTMAVDTHIFRVGNRTGLATGKTVLIVEKKLVERIPEDFIVDAHHYLILHGRYTCQARTPKCGACPVYEECMFKDKAAFLEL; this is encoded by the coding sequence ATGAGTAAAACGGTCAAACATAAAACAGCTGACACGCCGCCCTCAAGACGAATGCCCAATCGTGACGTGCGTCCGTTCTTTGAAAAGCTAGCAGCGACTATTGATGAGCCTGTCACCGAACTTAATTATGACAGTAATTTTGAGTTACTTATCGCGGTAATTCTGTCCGCACAAGCGACTGATGTCAGTGTCAATATTGCTACCAAGCAATTGTACCCAGTAGCTAACACACCTGAGGCAATACTGGCACTAGGCGAAGACGGTCTCAAATCCTATATCAAAAACATTGGTCTATATAATGCCAAAGCAAAAAACGTCATCAAAACCTGCCGTGATTTGATTGAGAAATTTGATAGCACCGTTCCTGATAACCGCAAAGATTTAGAATCACTGGCAGGTGTCGGCCGGAAAACTGCTAACGTTGTGTTAAATACGGCTTTTGGCCAGCCGACCATGGCCGTTGACACGCATATCTTTCGGGTGGGCAATCGTACTGGGCTTGCCACTGGTAAAACCGTACTTATCGTCGAAAAAAAGCTAGTCGAGCGAATTCCAGAAGACTTCATCGTAGACGCCCATCATTATCTTATCTTACACGGCCGCTATACCTGTCAGGCACGTACACCCAAATGCGGCGCTTGCCCTGTCTATGAAGAATGCATGTTCAAAGATAAAGCTGCATTTTTAGAGTTGTAA
- the metK gene encoding methionine adenosyltransferase encodes MREYNLFTSESVSEGHPDKMADQISDAILDAILREDLHARVACETLVKTGAVILAGEITTTANIDLERLVRDTVNGIGYHHSDLGFDGETCAVINMLGKQSPEIAQGVDRSDPEEQGAGDQGLMFGYASNETEVLMPAPIEYAHRLMERQSELRRAGELPWLRPDAKAQVTLKYDGNRPVAIDAVVLSTQHDPSISQSDLQEAVMESIIKQVLPADLLHAGTRYHINPTGKFVIGGPVGDAGLTGRKIIVDTYGGMARHGGGAFSGKDPSKVDRSAAYAVRYVAKNIVAAGLAERCEVQVSYAIGVAEPTSISVNTFGTSKISNDEIIRLIRTHFDLRPYGITRMLNLLQPMYQQTATFGHFGRPGSETAFTWEKTDKADILKADAGL; translated from the coding sequence ATGCGTGAATACAACTTATTTACCTCAGAATCTGTGAGCGAAGGCCATCCTGACAAAATGGCTGACCAAATATCAGACGCTATCCTTGACGCTATCTTACGTGAAGATCTGCACGCACGTGTGGCATGCGAAACCTTAGTAAAAACAGGCGCAGTCATACTTGCAGGTGAAATCACTACAACCGCAAATATCGATTTAGAGCGTCTGGTGCGTGACACTGTAAATGGCATCGGCTATCACCATTCAGATTTAGGCTTTGATGGCGAGACTTGTGCAGTCATCAACATGCTAGGCAAACAATCTCCTGAAATCGCGCAAGGCGTCGATCGTAGCGACCCTGAAGAGCAAGGTGCAGGCGACCAAGGCTTAATGTTTGGTTATGCAAGTAATGAAACCGAAGTATTGATGCCAGCGCCTATCGAGTATGCCCATCGTTTGATGGAGCGTCAGTCGGAGCTGCGCCGCGCAGGCGAGCTACCTTGGTTACGTCCAGATGCCAAAGCGCAGGTAACCTTGAAGTATGACGGCAATCGTCCTGTCGCCATCGATGCTGTTGTATTATCAACACAGCATGATCCAAGCATCTCGCAGTCAGATCTGCAAGAAGCGGTGATGGAATCTATCATCAAGCAAGTGCTACCAGCTGACTTATTGCACGCTGGCACACGCTATCATATCAACCCAACTGGTAAGTTTGTGATTGGTGGTCCTGTTGGTGATGCTGGTCTGACTGGTCGTAAAATTATTGTTGACACTTACGGCGGCATGGCACGTCATGGTGGCGGTGCGTTCAGTGGTAAAGATCCTTCAAAAGTGGATCGCAGTGCTGCTTATGCGGTACGTTATGTGGCCAAAAACATCGTAGCAGCAGGTCTTGCTGAGCGCTGTGAAGTACAGGTCAGCTATGCAATTGGTGTCGCTGAGCCTACCTCTATCTCTGTTAATACTTTTGGTACTAGCAAAATCAGTAACGATGAAATCATTCGCTTGATTCGTACTCACTTTGACCTACGTCCTTACGGCATTACCCGTATGTTGAACTTACTACAGCCAATGTATCAGCAGACTGCTACCTTTGGACACTTTGGTCGTCCAGGCTCAGAGACTGCCTTTACGTGGGAAAAAACAGACAAAGCTGATATCTTAAAAGCAGACGCTGGTTTATAA
- a CDS encoding DUF3144 domain-containing protein, which produces MSQDNTQDQNADANIEITPEMQAFYQRADAIIGIANSQLGPEAHSGQVGASLLYAAARYSASVASIGFVKGDDFAKEKDDIVEFYVKQYRQMLSDNLTDYAQNFDKYVQLNQDDKPAE; this is translated from the coding sequence ATGTCTCAAGACAATACTCAAGACCAAAACGCTGATGCTAACATCGAAATCACCCCTGAAATGCAGGCATTCTATCAACGTGCTGACGCTATCATCGGTATCGCCAACAGTCAGCTAGGCCCTGAAGCGCATTCAGGTCAAGTAGGTGCTTCTTTATTATATGCTGCAGCACGCTATAGCGCGTCAGTTGCCTCTATCGGCTTCGTCAAAGGTGATGATTTCGCCAAAGAAAAAGACGATATTGTCGAGTTTTATGTCAAACAATATCGCCAAATGCTGAGCGATAATTTAACTGATTATGCTCAAAACTTTGACAAGTACGTGCAGCTAAATCAAGACGACAAACCAGCTGAATAA
- a CDS encoding BCCT family transporter yields MEEVKVGRLGPFPRVSKPVFITSSLLIVGFIIFGAFFTETAGAVFSFLQNFITDKFGWLFIILVNTALALCIYLAMSRYGDIRLGNQTERPQYNLFSWIGMLFSAGIGIGLVYWGTAEPLYHFMAPPMGDAETVEAAKQAMNISFMHWGLHAWAIYTIVALSLAYFHFRRGLPLSIRSTLYPLLGKKIYGRWGHTVDILAVFGTMFGVVTSLGLGVMQINSGLEKLFGTPNSLTVQFGLIAFITALAAASVLMGLDKGIKRLSDINIGFTIVLLAFMVILGPTLFIFDSFIENIGNYLTVIVPLGTWGESYSGTDWQSSWTIFYWAWWVSWAPFVGIFIARISRGRTIREFTLGVLLIPMLILFFWFTTFGGVAIHMELASAVSGVSPGLVEAVQADSGSAIFKLVEYYPLAKPITLLIVVMIMLWFVTSSDSASFVIDMLTAGGDTNPPKIQRLFWATTEGVIAAILLAAGGLSALQAAAIVAGLPFALVVFVMMYALLRGLSRDRLILYRAQQGFITDESADHNSANEFVDEHLLKGPPKIVKGD; encoded by the coding sequence ATGGAAGAAGTAAAAGTAGGCAGATTAGGACCTTTTCCGCGGGTAAGTAAACCTGTGTTTATTACATCGTCACTGCTGATTGTTGGCTTTATTATTTTCGGTGCGTTTTTCACCGAAACAGCAGGGGCTGTTTTTAGTTTTTTACAAAATTTTATTACCGATAAGTTTGGTTGGCTATTCATTATTCTGGTCAATACCGCGCTCGCGCTTTGTATCTACTTGGCAATGAGTCGCTATGGTGACATTCGACTAGGTAACCAAACAGAACGACCGCAGTACAATCTGTTCTCTTGGATTGGCATGCTATTTTCTGCAGGTATTGGTATTGGTCTGGTTTATTGGGGTACAGCCGAGCCGCTGTATCACTTTATGGCACCACCAATGGGCGATGCAGAGACAGTAGAAGCCGCCAAGCAAGCAATGAATATCTCGTTTATGCATTGGGGTCTACATGCTTGGGCAATTTATACGATTGTAGCGCTATCTTTAGCGTATTTTCATTTCCGTCGTGGCCTACCATTATCGATTCGATCTACTTTGTATCCTTTACTTGGTAAAAAGATCTATGGTCGTTGGGGACACACGGTCGATATCTTGGCTGTGTTTGGTACGATGTTTGGTGTAGTTACCTCGCTCGGGCTTGGGGTTATGCAGATCAACTCTGGACTCGAAAAGCTGTTTGGTACGCCTAACAGTCTTACCGTACAGTTTGGCTTGATCGCTTTCATCACAGCGCTAGCGGCAGCTTCAGTCTTGATGGGTTTGGATAAAGGTATTAAGCGTTTAAGTGATATCAATATTGGTTTTACTATCGTCTTATTAGCGTTTATGGTTATCTTAGGACCAACGCTATTTATCTTTGATAGCTTTATCGAAAACATCGGCAACTATCTGACCGTGATTGTACCTCTAGGTACATGGGGTGAGTCTTATAGCGGTACAGATTGGCAAAGTAGTTGGACGATATTTTATTGGGCATGGTGGGTTAGCTGGGCACCATTCGTTGGTATCTTTATTGCTCGTATCTCTCGTGGTCGTACGATTCGTGAGTTTACGCTTGGTGTATTACTGATTCCAATGCTGATTTTGTTCTTTTGGTTTACCACCTTTGGCGGCGTTGCTATTCATATGGAGCTTGCTTCTGCTGTGTCAGGTGTTAGCCCAGGATTGGTTGAAGCAGTACAAGCGGATTCTGGTAGTGCCATCTTTAAGTTGGTTGAGTATTACCCATTGGCAAAACCGATTACGCTACTGATTGTCGTCATGATTATGCTATGGTTTGTGACCTCGTCAGATTCTGCTAGCTTTGTCATCGATATGTTGACTGCTGGTGGCGATACCAACCCACCGAAAATCCAGCGCTTATTTTGGGCAACGACAGAAGGCGTTATCGCCGCTATCTTGCTAGCGGCTGGTGGATTGTCTGCGCTACAGGCGGCGGCTATCGTAGCGGGACTACCGTTTGCCTTAGTAGTCTTTGTCATGATGTATGCGCTACTGCGTGGTTTGAGTCGCGATCGTCTGATTCTATACAGAGCGCAGCAAGGCTTTATTACGGATGAATCAGCAGACCATAACTCAGCGAATGAGTTCGTCGATGAGCATCTGCTAAAAGGGCCACCTAAGATTGTCAAAGGTGACTAA
- a CDS encoding BCCT family transporter — protein sequence MDHVKVGRLGPFPRVSKPVFLTSAILILAFIIFGALFNEQAEVVFNQAKAFVSLRFGWFFIVVVNLTLVMSIYMIFSRYGDIRLGHQNERPEYNMVSWIGMLFSAGIGIGLLYWGTAEPLYHFMAPPLGEAETVAAAKQAMNISFLHYGLHVWALYGMVALSLAYFHYRVGLPLAIRSTLYPILGKKIYGGWGHTVDTLAVFGTMFGVVTTLGLGVLQINSGLETLFGIPNNITVQIILIGLITMLAGLSLFMGLDKGIKRLSDTNILFTVILLSFVIIFGPTQFIFNSFVENIGNYLHQIVPLGLWTESYRGEENWQASWTIFYWAWWISWSPFVGVFVARISRGRTIREFILGVLLIPITILFLWFTAFGGSAVNMELVAAADPNIVSPGLIEAVKADTGSAIFKLMESYPLTGAVNLLIVVMIVLWFVTSSDSASFVIDMLTSGGDTNPPKIQRLFWAGSEGVIAAVLLAAGGLSALQAASIVSGFPFAIVIVVMMYSLLRGLSRDRLILYRNQQWFTTEESAEHNSANEFRDEELLKGPPALEKDA from the coding sequence ATGGATCATGTAAAAGTTGGCCGATTAGGCCCTTTTCCGCGGGTAAGTAAACCTGTATTTTTGACTTCAGCAATCCTGATACTGGCGTTCATTATTTTTGGCGCTTTATTCAACGAACAAGCAGAAGTAGTATTTAACCAAGCAAAAGCATTTGTCTCTTTACGCTTTGGCTGGTTTTTTATTGTCGTGGTCAATTTAACATTGGTCATGAGTATATATATGATATTTAGCCGCTACGGCGATATCAGACTCGGTCATCAGAATGAGAGACCAGAGTACAATATGGTTTCTTGGATTGGCATGTTGTTTTCAGCTGGTATCGGTATTGGGCTGCTTTATTGGGGCACCGCTGAGCCGCTGTATCACTTTATGGCACCACCATTAGGAGAGGCGGAGACAGTCGCCGCTGCCAAACAAGCGATGAATATCTCTTTCCTACATTATGGTCTACATGTATGGGCGCTATATGGCATGGTCGCGCTGTCGCTTGCTTATTTTCATTATCGAGTAGGTTTACCACTGGCTATCCGTTCGACACTTTATCCAATATTGGGTAAAAAGATCTACGGCGGTTGGGGTCATACGGTAGATACGCTCGCCGTATTTGGTACGATGTTTGGGGTAGTGACCACGTTAGGTCTTGGTGTCTTGCAGATTAACTCAGGCCTTGAGACATTATTTGGTATACCCAATAATATTACGGTGCAGATTATTTTGATTGGCCTTATCACCATGCTAGCAGGGTTATCTCTGTTTATGGGATTGGATAAAGGCATCAAGCGTCTAAGTGATACCAATATATTGTTCACTGTGATATTGCTAAGTTTTGTGATTATCTTTGGGCCTACGCAGTTTATTTTTAATAGCTTTGTAGAAAACATCGGTAACTATTTGCATCAAATCGTGCCATTAGGTCTATGGACAGAGTCTTATAGAGGCGAAGAAAACTGGCAAGCCTCTTGGACGATTTTCTATTGGGCATGGTGGATTAGTTGGTCACCATTCGTTGGGGTATTCGTTGCGCGTATCTCTCGTGGCCGTACCATCCGTGAGTTTATATTAGGCGTATTATTAATTCCTATCACGATATTGTTCCTGTGGTTTACTGCTTTTGGTGGTTCTGCGGTAAATATGGAGTTGGTGGCAGCAGCAGACCCTAACATAGTTAGCCCAGGTCTGATTGAAGCGGTCAAAGCCGATACAGGTAGCGCTATCTTTAAATTGATGGAGTCTTATCCATTAACGGGTGCGGTCAACTTGCTCATCGTGGTGATGATTGTCCTATGGTTTGTTACCTCATCGGATTCAGCCAGTTTTGTCATCGATATGCTGACATCAGGTGGTGATACCAATCCGCCAAAGATCCAGCGTTTATTTTGGGCAGGTTCTGAAGGTGTTATCGCAGCTGTATTATTGGCAGCAGGTGGTTTGAGTGCACTACAAGCGGCATCGATTGTCTCAGGATTTCCTTTTGCTATTGTGATCGTCGTGATGATGTATTCTCTATTGCGTGGTCTCAGTCGAGATCGTTTGATACTCTATCGTAATCAGCAATGGTTCACCACAGAAGAGTCAGCAGAGCACAACTCGGCCAATGAATTCCGTGATGAAGAGTTACTAAAAGGCCCACCAGCACTTGAGAAAGATGCTTAA